A window from Chryseobacterium phocaeense encodes these proteins:
- a CDS encoding BamA/TamA family outer membrane protein translates to MKLFLKIFFILFCVLLQAQKKQYWLIDTETNVRKKVKDSVSAVKFLDSLSQSNYFFTQLKDVKVKGDSTEIFYDKGKNFNETYVDLSDSIALKLKIQKDFFTKNLDSTKKSINKKYIDDGYAFSRLKSKYKGQKNGYPVIELDINKNDKRTIDNFVVKGYERVPKRFIKNLEKEFKGKSYDDKNLLAISKNFQSHAFVSLERPPQTLFTKDSTSIYLFMEKKKTNTFDGVIGFGNDKTEKFTLNGTLNVNFRNMFNGFETVNLYWQRNPDKGQTFDLQTDIPYLLKSNVGMNLKVNIFRQDSTFANVKFLPAFYYHLNSRNKIGLRGTLESSSIIDELYIQGKDYNKKGLGIWFEMTEPTDIDLFLYKTRINAGYDYLTSTYTKDNIKANQNQFYFFGEHNYHISGNHFLNIKGEGAMMDSKVEFSANELYRFGGWNSMRGFNEKSLAADFYYYAGLEYRYLIGSQAFFDFFGQYGQLNNKSLNVKPKLYSVGLGFNFFIPIGLMSFQLSNGNEFGNPFKFNDIKIHWGILSRF, encoded by the coding sequence TTGAAGTTATTTTTAAAAATATTTTTTATCCTGTTCTGCGTTTTGCTACAAGCGCAGAAGAAGCAGTATTGGCTTATTGATACGGAGACCAATGTCCGGAAAAAGGTAAAAGATTCTGTTTCGGCTGTAAAGTTCCTGGATTCATTATCACAAAGCAATTATTTCTTCACCCAGCTGAAAGATGTCAAGGTGAAAGGTGACAGCACGGAAATTTTCTATGATAAAGGAAAAAATTTTAACGAAACCTATGTAGATCTTTCGGATTCTATTGCTTTAAAACTGAAAATCCAGAAAGATTTTTTCACCAAGAATTTAGACTCAACGAAGAAAAGCATCAATAAAAAATATATTGATGACGGATATGCCTTCAGCCGCCTTAAGTCCAAGTATAAAGGTCAGAAAAACGGCTATCCCGTTATTGAGCTGGATATCAATAAAAATGATAAACGTACCATAGATAACTTTGTTGTAAAAGGCTATGAAAGGGTTCCCAAAAGGTTTATCAAAAATCTGGAAAAAGAATTCAAAGGAAAAAGTTACGACGATAAAAATCTTTTAGCCATCAGCAAAAATTTCCAGAGTCACGCCTTTGTCAGTCTGGAACGGCCTCCGCAAACTTTGTTCACCAAAGATTCCACAAGTATTTATCTATTCATGGAAAAGAAAAAGACGAATACTTTTGACGGGGTAATTGGTTTCGGAAATGACAAGACAGAAAAATTTACCCTGAACGGAACCCTGAATGTCAATTTCAGGAATATGTTCAATGGTTTTGAAACCGTGAATCTTTACTGGCAGAGAAACCCTGATAAAGGACAGACCTTTGACCTTCAGACCGATATCCCGTATCTCCTTAAATCCAATGTTGGGATGAATCTGAAAGTGAATATTTTCAGACAGGATTCTACTTTTGCCAACGTAAAGTTCCTTCCGGCTTTCTACTATCACCTCAACAGCAGAAACAAGATCGGGCTCAGAGGAACCCTGGAATCCTCGAGTATTATTGACGAATTATATATCCAGGGGAAAGATTATAATAAGAAAGGATTAGGAATCTGGTTTGAAATGACGGAACCTACGGATATTGATCTGTTCCTGTACAAAACAAGGATCAACGCCGGCTACGATTATCTTACCTCGACCTATACCAAAGATAATATTAAAGCGAACCAAAACCAGTTCTACTTCTTCGGGGAGCATAATTACCATATATCCGGCAACCATTTCCTCAATATCAAAGGGGAAGGTGCGATGATGGATTCCAAAGTTGAGTTTTCAGCGAATGAATTGTACCGCTTCGGGGGCTGGAATTCCATGCGGGGTTTCAATGAAAAGTCCCTTGCTGCAGACTTTTACTATTATGCCGGGCTGGAATACCGCTACCTCATAGGAAGCCAGGCTTTCTTTGATTTCTTCGGGCAATACGGCCAGCTCAATAATAAATCCCTGAATGTGAAGCCCAAACTCTACAGTGTCGGCCTCGGATTTAATTTCTTTATTCCTATCGGGCTGATGAGTTTTCAGCTTTCCAATGGTAATGAGTTTGGAAATCCTTTTAAATTCAATGATATTAAAATCCATTGGGGAATCCTGAGTAGATTCTAA
- a CDS encoding SDR family oxidoreductase, with translation MTIIITGTSSGIGFVLAEYFGKKGHKVYGLSRKHTESQYFKSIPTDVTDHTAVQNAIAEVLETESRIDVLINNAGMGMVGAVEDSSKEDILKLFNLNLVGSVQMMSAVLPKMREHKFGKIINVSSIGSEMGLPFRGFYSASKSALDKVTEAIRYEVYPWNIEVCSLHLGDIKTNIAENRVRTKVSEPYKNVFDKVYALMNSHVGDGTEPLEVAAYVENLLNKNKWKAHYYFGKFGQKIGVPLKWILPQGTYENLMKKYNKLD, from the coding sequence ATGACGATTATCATCACCGGAACCTCATCAGGAATAGGGTTTGTACTGGCCGAATATTTTGGAAAAAAAGGCCACAAAGTATACGGTTTAAGCCGAAAACATACGGAAAGTCAGTATTTCAAATCTATACCAACGGATGTGACAGATCATACTGCGGTCCAGAATGCCATTGCTGAAGTCTTAGAAACAGAATCCAGAATTGATGTTTTGATCAACAATGCCGGAATGGGAATGGTGGGAGCTGTGGAAGATTCTTCCAAAGAAGATATTCTGAAGCTGTTTAACCTGAATCTTGTGGGTTCTGTTCAGATGATGAGTGCCGTTCTCCCAAAAATGCGTGAACACAAATTCGGAAAGATCATTAATGTTTCCAGTATCGGAAGTGAAATGGGGCTGCCTTTCCGCGGATTTTATTCGGCATCGAAATCTGCGCTGGATAAAGTAACGGAGGCTATAAGATATGAAGTCTATCCATGGAATATTGAGGTGTGCTCGCTGCATCTTGGGGATATCAAAACCAATATTGCAGAAAACAGAGTAAGAACAAAGGTTTCCGAACCTTATAAAAACGTTTTCGATAAAGTATATGCATTAATGAACTCGCATGTGGGTGACGGAACTGAACCTCTGGAAGTCGCCGCTTACGTTGAAAACCTTTTGAATAAGAACAAGTGGAAGGCCCATTATTATTTTGGTAAATTCGGGCAGAAGATAGGCGTTCCTTTGAAGTGGATTCTTCCACAGGGAACTTATGAAAATCTGATGAAAAAGTATAATAAACTGGACTAA
- a CDS encoding 3-phosphoshikimate 1-carboxyvinyltransferase: MKLEKSKLSADKTVQISGSKSISNRLLILESLFKNIQIGNLSNSQDTQLLKKALSENTETVDIHHAGTAMRFLTSYYSTFEGKTTILTGSKRMKERPIKNLVSALRDLGVEIEYLENEGFPPLKITGKKITQKQVNVPANISSQFITSLLLIAGKLENGLEIHLVGEVTSRSYIEMTLDILTRFGIKNSFEGNTIKVEHFDADQELSTNHYEVESDWSSASYFYSFAALGRETIHLKSFYKESTQGDSAIAKIYEEFFGIKTIFTEDQHQLTLQPDPDFIFPEKIILDMNNCPDIAQTLCVTAAALKIPFDISGLGTLRVKETDRLQALYNELKKLGTETEITDLTIKSVNFGEPQDTISIRTYQDHRMAMSFAPFCLIKELNIEEEDVVEKSYPMFWKDLDDLLM, translated from the coding sequence ATGAAGCTAGAAAAATCTAAATTATCAGCAGATAAGACAGTTCAGATCAGCGGTTCGAAAAGTATTTCGAATCGTTTATTGATTCTGGAAAGTTTATTTAAAAACATACAGATCGGGAATTTGTCTAATTCCCAGGACACGCAACTGCTGAAGAAAGCATTGTCCGAAAACACAGAAACCGTTGATATTCACCACGCAGGAACTGCCATGCGTTTCCTGACCTCCTATTATTCAACTTTTGAAGGAAAAACAACGATCCTTACCGGATCTAAAAGAATGAAGGAAAGACCCATCAAAAACCTGGTGAGCGCTTTAAGAGACCTGGGTGTAGAGATTGAATATTTAGAAAACGAAGGATTTCCACCATTAAAAATTACCGGAAAGAAAATCACTCAAAAGCAGGTGAATGTTCCGGCCAATATATCCAGCCAGTTCATCACTTCCCTTCTTCTGATCGCCGGAAAACTGGAAAACGGACTGGAGATTCATCTGGTGGGAGAAGTTACCTCAAGATCTTATATTGAAATGACCCTAGATATTCTGACCAGATTCGGAATTAAAAACAGCTTTGAAGGAAATACCATCAAAGTAGAGCATTTTGATGCAGATCAAGAATTATCTACCAACCATTATGAAGTGGAAAGCGACTGGAGCTCGGCCTCATATTTCTATTCTTTCGCAGCTTTGGGAAGAGAAACTATTCACCTGAAAAGCTTTTATAAAGAGTCTACACAGGGAGATTCTGCCATTGCAAAAATTTATGAAGAGTTTTTTGGAATTAAAACCATCTTTACGGAAGACCAACATCAATTAACACTTCAGCCGGATCCGGATTTTATTTTCCCGGAAAAAATTATCCTGGATATGAACAACTGCCCGGACATTGCACAAACCCTTTGTGTAACAGCTGCAGCATTAAAAATACCCTTTGACATTTCCGGACTTGGAACTTTAAGGGTGAAAGAAACAGACCGGCTTCAGGCTTTATATAACGAACTGAAAAAACTCGGCACTGAAACTGAAATTACAGACCTTACCATTAAATCTGTAAACTTTGGAGAACCGCAAGACACTATTTCCATCAGAACGTATCAGGATCACAGGATGGCGATGAGTTTTGCCCCGTTTTGCCTGATTAAAGAACTGAATATAGAAGAAGAAGATGTGGTGGAGAAATCTTACCCGATGTTCTGGAAGGATCTTGATGATTTGTTGATGTGA
- a CDS encoding nucleotide pyrophosphohydrolase, translating to MEITQLQQQVDEWIKTIGVRYFNELTNMAMLTEEVGEVARIIARRYGEQSEKESDKSKDLGEELADVLFVTLCLANQTGVNLQNAFDRKMKIKTDRDKERHQNNEKLK from the coding sequence ATGGAAATCACACAACTGCAGCAACAGGTGGACGAATGGATCAAAACCATTGGCGTCCGCTATTTTAATGAACTGACGAATATGGCTATGCTCACTGAAGAAGTGGGGGAAGTGGCCAGGATTATCGCCAGAAGATATGGTGAGCAGAGCGAAAAAGAAAGTGATAAAAGCAAGGACCTCGGAGAAGAGCTGGCAGATGTACTGTTTGTTACCTTATGTTTAGCCAACCAGACCGGAGTAAATCTGCAGAACGCTTTCGACAGAAAAATGAAGATTAAAACTGACCGTGATAAGGAACGGCATCAGAATAATGAAAAATTAAAGTAG